From the genome of Leptolyngbya sp. 'hensonii':
GCTGGTAAAGGCGGGCAAAGTAAATGAACATACGTCGGGTAAAATGAGCTTCCGCGTAGGACTGAGAGTCCAGATGCACCAGGAAGGTCATCTCCACTCCTGCCTGCTTGACTGACACCAGCAGGTGCAGGACCTTATCATACCCAGAGGTGAGGTAAGCAAAGTATTCCTGCTGCAGGAACTGAATCGAATCGGGGTCGATCGTCTGGGCCAGCTCAGGGATGAACAACTCCAAAAACTCCAGGAAGAAGGTGGAGAGGAGTGCTTTGAACAGACGATCGTGGTCAATCATGCGCGCAATACTTATAGTACTGGCGATCTATTATAGGGGGAGGAGGGTTACTCTGCCTCCCCAATCAGCTCAAACGGTGCCCAAGCGATCGAGGCTGGATGATTTTTCCTGGCGTCCAGCATCGCTTGTCCCAGGGCAGGGTCACAGCCCTGGTTCAGATTAGCGGGTGATCGTCTGTTCTTCCTGGCAACAGGACAACATTCTCCAGCCACCCTTCCAGGTCAGAGATCGTCGAAAAGTTCAAGAACGCCACTGCCAGAGTTTCCAGTTGCTCCAGGGTCAGGGTGTGGATTTGGGCGATGGTGCGATCGGGTAGAGCACCCAACTTCTGGGTGAGTTGACGCAGGAGGAGCTTGCGTTCGCCCTGTTCAATGCCCTGTTCAATGCCCTGTTCAATGCCCTGTTCAATGCCTCGTTGCATCCAACTGGTGACAATCTCCATAACGCCCCGCTGCTCCCTTTCCTCCAGTCTACCAATCTCAGCTTYAAACACCTGYTCCTCCTGTGGATTCAACGGCAAGTAAGTGTCCACAAAACTGGAAATCAACCGCATSCGGGCGGGTTCCAACCGCAGGGTGGCCAGCAATCGCAGACATTGYGCYTTCACCCGGGGTCTATCAGTCGGTTCAATCCGCATCTTGCTCATCAAMGCCGCTGCCACCGGGTTGGCCTGACTGAGGTAATCSCGCCAGTTGAGGCGATTCAACTGAATTGAGGCAAAGTTGAACTCCAGCACCTTGAGACTGGGAAACTCCACTCGATGCTGATGGGGTTCTTCCCGATAGGGTTCATCAAAGGAAAACACCACCACCGGGTAAATTCGCTGCAAGTGCCGCTGGTAAAGGCGAGCAAAGTAAAAGAACATACGTCGGGTAAAGTGRGCTTCCGCGTAGGACTGAGCTTCCAGATGCACCAGGAAGGTCATCTCCTCTCCYGCCTGCTTGACTGACACCAGCAGGTCCACGACCTTTTCCTCCCCAGAGGTGAGGTCATCAAAGTATTCCTGCTGCAGGAACTGAATCGAATCGGGGTCGATCGTCTGGGCCAGCTCAGGGATGAACAACTCCAAGAACTCCAGGAAGAAGGTGGAGAGGAGTGCTTTGAACAGACGATCGTGGTCAATCATGCGCGCAATACTTATAGTACTGGCGATCTATTATAGGGGGAGGAGGGTTACTCTGCCTCCCCAATCAGCTCAAACGGTGCCCAGGCGATCGGGTCGGGATACTTCTGTTTTGTGTCCAGCATCGCTATTGCCTGCTCATACTGTGAGAGGGAATGCTTGTCTATCCGGAGGTAGCTCTAATAGATGAACAGGCTTGTGTTTGCAGCATTAGCATGGAGAGAACTATCGGAGGTGATCCCATGCTGGATATTTCCGCTCCTCTTCTCTTCATTCCCCACGGTCATTGTTATCTCTGGAAACCAGGACTGGTCTGGCTGCATGTGGTGGGAGATTCCCTAACTGGATTGGCTTACTACTCCATTCCCTGTGGTTTGATCTACTTTGTGCAGAAGCGAGAAGACTTGCCTTTTAGCTGGATCTTCCTGCTGTTTGGATCTTTTATTATTGCCTGCGGAACTACCCACTTTCTGGAGGTCTGGACTGTTTGGCATCCCACTTACTGGCTCTCGGGACTGGTCAAGGTGTTGACGGCGATCGTGTCCCTGTATACGGCGGGTGCTCTGGCTCCCCTGATCCCTAGAGCCCTTGCCCTGCCTAGGCCAGCTCAGTTGGAGGCTGCTAACCGGGATCTGGAACGGGAGGTTGCCGATCGCAAACGGATTGAGGAAATCCTGCGCCAAAGTGAGGCCCGCTATCGGGCGATCGTGGAAGACCAGACGGAACTGATTACCCGGTTTCGCCCGGATGGGACGTTGACCTTTGTTAGTGAATCCTACTGTCGATTCTTTCGGAAACCCCGTGAAGCCCTGATTGGACAAAACTGCAAGCCGCTGATTGTGGAAGCCGATCTGGACAGGGTGGCTCAAACCCTCAACACATTGACCCTGGAGCATCCCGTTGCCTTGATTGAGAATCGGGTCATCATCAACGGAGAAATCCATTGGATGGAGTGGATTAATCGAGCCCTGTTTGATCAAGACGGACAATTGATTGAATTTCAGGCAGTGGGGCGGGATATTACGCAGCGTAAACAGGTCGAGTCCGCATTAGCCGAGAGTCAGCGCTTTATTCAAAAGATTGCCGACACCACACCCGTTATTCTCTATGTGTACGATCTGCTGGAGCAGCGTAATGTTTACATCAATCGGGACGTATCGACTTTTCTGGGGTATACACCGGAGGATAGGCAGCCCCCGGAAGCAGATGGCCTGTTGACCCTCCTCCATCCAGAGGACGCGATTTCACTGACGGCTCAGGCCGATCGCTGGAGAACTGCCCGGGAACAGGATATTCTCTACCGTGAATACCGCCTGCAACACAAACTGGGAGAGTGGCGCTCCTTCCTCTGCCACGAAACGCTGTTTGCTCGCACAACGGAGGGACTGCCCTGGCAAATTCTGGGTGCTGCCGTGGATATCACAGCCGCCAAACAACTGGAGGAAGTTCGCAAAGCCGAGGAAAAACTCCAGAATTCCCTCAGGGAAAAGGACGTGCTGCTAAAGGAAATTCATCATCGGGTTAAGAATAACTTACAACTGGTTTATAGTCTGCTCCGTCTGCAACACCGCCATCTGGAGAATCAACAGGCCGCTGGAATTTTGCTGGAGAGCCAGAATCGCATCAAGTCTATTGCCCTGATTCATGAAAAGTTGTACCGGTCTGAAGACCTAGCCAGGGTTAATTTGACCCAGTACATTCCCAGTCTAGCGGCCCATCTGTTCAGTTCTTACAAAATTAATGCGGGCCGTATTCATCTGGAAACCCAGGTGGATGATATTTCCCTGGTGATTAATACCGCAATTCCTTGCGGCCTGATTATCAACGAACTCCTGTCTAACGCCCTGAAATACGCCTTCCCACCCCATTGGGAGCAAGAGGGAATGATCCGCATCAGTCTCTATGCCAATTCTGATCAGACCGTTACGCTAATTGTTGAAGATAATGGAATTGGTATTCCAGAAAGTTTTGATTTTGCAACAACTGAATCCTTGGGTTTGCGGCTAGTTAAGGATCTGGTACTTCAACTGGAAGGCACGATTCAACTCCAGCATTATCCAGGCACAACATTCCACATAATTTTTCCTGGAGATGAATGTGTTAGGGCAAACGACACCTGTACTTAATCCCTTGCAGCCTATCCGCATTCTGGTGGTTGAAGATGAAATGATTATTGCTAGGGATATTCAGGGTTGCCTGGAAAATCTGGGTTATGTTGTGTCAGCGGTAGTGCCTTCTGGGTTGGAGGCGATCGAGACTGCTGCTGCAAGCAGACCTGATCTGGTGCTGATGGATATTCGCTTGAAGGGCACCATGGATGGCATCCAGGCTGCTGAGCAGATCTGGAAACGGTTTCAAATCCCAATTATTTATTCCACCGGCTATTCAGACCCCAAGACCTTACAACGGGCTAAGGAAACGGGTCCCTTTGGGTATGTGCTTAAACCTGTGGAAGAGCGGGAACTCTTTGTGGCGATCGAGACGGCTCTCCACCGCTACCGCCTGGAGCAGGATCTGCAACAGCGAGAACAATGGCTGACCACCATTTTGAGGGGAATTGGGGATGGGGTGATTGTGACAGATGAATGGGGCTATGTGAAATTTCTGAATCCGATCGCCGAAGCCATAACTGGTTGGTGGCACGCGGATGCCTATGATCAGCTCATTACAGAGGTGTTTCAACTCCTGCATGAGGAAACCCGACAGCCCCTGAGCAATCCAATTCTGCAGGCACTCCAGCGAGGTGTGCCAGTTTATCCAACAGATACAGCCCTGCTCCAGAGCAGAAAGGGCCAGGAAATTCCCATCAGTGACAGTGCTGCCCCCCTGAGAGACGATCGGGGGGCCATTACGGGGGCCGTGCTGGTGTTTCGAGATGTGACCCAGCGTCGTCTGGCTGCGGAGCACCCCCAGATTGTCGCGCGAGCGCAGGAGATGGAAGTCCAGATGGCTGAGCTGCAACGGCTGAGCCAGATGAAAGATGATTTTTTGAGTACCGTGTCCCATGAGTTGCGAACTCCCCTGACCAGTATTATCTTGGCGATTAATATGCTGGAGGTGTCCCTGAAGATTCGGGCCCAGAGCAACCTGGCTGATGTTCTGCTTCCCGATCGGGTCAACCATTACCTGGGAATTTTGCGGGAACAATCCCGACGGGAATTAGACCTGGTTAACGATTTGCTGGATTTTCAACGCCTCAGTGCCAATGCCTATCCTCTGGATTGGGCTGAAATTCCGCTCGCAACCTGGCTTCCCTCCCGGATGGAAGACTTTCGGGAGCGTGCCGAGGTTGCCCAACTTCAACTCCAGGTTGATCTGCCCTCTGATCTGCCGATTCTGATTTCGGATGCGGCAGGGCTAAATCGGATTATGGCCGAATTGCTGAACAATGCCTGTAAGTACACCCCTCCCGGTGGGAAGATTACGGTTGCGATCGCCCAGGGGGCAGATGCAGCAGCCCCTGGGCTGGCCCAGTGTCCTGCCATCCAGATTACGGTCACCAATACTGGGATTGAAATTCCTGACACTGAACTTCCGCGTGTCTTCGATCAGTTCTATCGAGTTCCCTGCCACGATCGTTGGCGAGAGGGGGGCACGGGTCTGGGACTGGCTCTGGTGAAGAAAATGGTCGAACATTTAGGTGGTTCGATTCGGGTAACGAGTGGTGCAGGGGCCACCTGTTTTACGGTGGAATTGCCGTTGCGACCCGATCCAGCCCTCTATCAGCATAGCAACTGATCAATCATCCGATTTGCTTGGGCTTCATAGCTACCGCCGAAGAGATTGAAGTGATTCAGGATGTGATAGAGGTTGTAGAGGATCTTGCGGCGTTGATAGCCAGCCGCTGGCGGCAAGATCTCCGCGTAGCCCTGATAGAATGCGTCAGGAAACCCGCCAAATAACTCGGTCATGGCCAGATCCACTTCCCGATCGCCATAGTAAGGGGCTGGGTCAAAGATCACAGGCTCTCCACTCGCCAGTACCGCCGCATTGCCAGACCACAGATCGCCATGCACCAAGGCAGGATGGGGATGGTGATCCGTCAAAAGGTGGGGAATGGCAGCCAGAAGCTGATCTTGCCGGGGGAAGTGGCCACCCCGTCTACGACCCAGTTGGAGCTGATAGCCAATCCGATGGTCTGTGAAGAACTTGGCCCAACTTGCGGTCCAGGGGTTGATCTGGGGAGTGCTCCCGATCGTATTGGCACGGTCCCAGCCAAACTGGGCTGCCCCCGGTGCCTGGTGGAGGGCAGCCAGTTGACGGCCCATCTCCCGCCAGGACTGGCTACTGCCCCGGCCCAGATCCAGCCATTCCAGCACCAGGTAGGCCGATCGTTCAGCGATCCCGACACAGATGGGCCGAGGAACACGGATGGTGCCTGTGGCCTGCATCTGTTGTAGACCCAGCAGTTCGGCCTCAAACATTGCCATTTGGGAGACCTGATTGAATTTGACAAAATAGGTCCGCTGACCATCAGAGATGGCCTGCCCCTGATTGATACAGCCCCCACTCACTCCCCGTCGATCGACAAGCTGGAAAGGCTGGCCAGTGGCGCTACTAATTTGGGCCGCAATGTCATTCCACATAAGCTTCAATCTGGTTCAAAAACGCGACCCAGGGCAGCCGGTGGGGTGGCTTGCAGGGTCTGGGTTAGGAGTCGTCCGAGGGGAGCAGGCAGTCTAGCCAGGAGCTTTTCCAGCCAATCGCTAGAGGTAATTCCCAGCGCAAAGATCATCAGGACAAAGGGCGCAACCGTGAGGACCTGGGTTGGCACAGATGGGAGATAGCTCTGGGCATTGCCTGCTAGGGATTGGAGGATGCCAAACAGATAGGCTCCCAGGGCTACCCGTAAAGGATTCCAGCCTCCGAAGATGACGATCGCCAGGGCAATCCACCCATAGCCAGCCGTGTGCCGATGGCTCCAGCCCGCTTTGAAGTCCAGAGAGAAAGCGGCTCCCGCGATACCCATCAGGGCTCCCCCCAGAAGGACATAGAAGTAGCGGAGCCAGATCACATTGTACCCACGGGCGAAAGCCGCCGCTGGTTGTTCTCCGATTGCCCGCAGCAGCAGGCCATGGTGCGTGCGATAGAAGTAAATCCAGGTGAGAATTACCAGCAGAAAGCTGAAGTAGACGAGGATATCGCTCTGAAACAGCAGCGGCCCCAGGATGGGTATATCCTGCAGGATCGGGATCTTGAAGCTGGGTACGGTAGGACCTGGAATTCGTACAAAGGGATTACCCAGAAAGGAAGACAGGTCACTACAGAGGAGCGCCAGCACAAATCCGATCGCAATCTGGGATTGTTTCAGTGTCAGGGCTCCAAAAGCCACCACCAGCGCGATCAGGGCTCCCACGACCGCAGCAGCCAGAAACCCCATGAGCAGGCTGTTTGTGGTTTTGGCGATCGCAAACCCCGCCATCGCTGCCACCATAATGGTCCCCTCTGCCGAGAGATTGATTACCCCAGCCCGCTCCGTAATCGTTTCGCCAATACAGGCGAAGACAAGTGGTGTTGCCGTTGCGATCGCGGTTGCCAGAATTTGCAGGAATTCAGAGAAATTTGTCATTTGTCATTGGTTATTGGTCATGCGTTGCCCAATGCCCTGGCCCAGGAGGGCAAATAGTACCAGAGTGCCCTGGATGATACCAGCCAGGGAAGATTCTAGATCCAGAGAAAGGGGAAGTTGCAGGCTGCCAATATTGAGGGCACTGAAGAAGAAAGCCACAGGCCCAATCAGCAGGGGATTGAAGTTGATCAGCATCACCACCAACAGGGCCAAGAAGCCGAGATTGCTGGAAATGCTGGGAATCAACCGGTGAAAGATGGCCAGAACTTGCAGAGATCCTGCCATTCCAGCGCACATGCCGCAGATGGCAAAGGCACTGAGCAGACGCTGCAGTGAGGGGATGCCCAGGAGATATGCCGCACGAGAATTCTGACCTACAGCCCGGAGTTGCAATCCAAAGGATGTTGCTCTCAGGGTCAGAATGGTCCCAATCACGACCAGCAGCGCGATCAGAAGGGAGATCGGACTGGCCTCTGTTTTACCCCAGGTTCCCAACCAAAGCGACTGATCAAACAGTTCCGTCCCGCTCATGGAGGCTACACCGGGCCGTTGCCAGGGACCGAAGATCAGGTACAGGGCCAGTCCCTGGGCCATGAAGTTGAGTCCCAACCCGGCGAAAATCTCGTTAATGCGGCCATAGACGTTCAGTGCTCCAGCAAGCAATCCCCAGATCAGGCCCCCGATCGCCCCAGCCCCGATCCCCAGCAGGATCACCATTGGAGGGGGCAAGACACCCTGGAATATTCGGAGAGCCAGAGTGGTGCCGATCGCCCCAGCAATGATCTGCCCTTCGACCCCCAAATTATAGAGCCCTGCCGTAAAAGTGAAGATGAGGCCACTGGCACAGAGCATTAGGGGCGCGAGGGTTGCCAGGACCCGGGCTAGTTGGTCTGGTGTCCCCACCGCCCCCCGGATCAGTTGGCTGAGCACCATGACGGGCGATGCTTTCGCGAGAAGAATTACCCCTCCAATGAAGAGAAGGGACAGGATCAGGGAACTGACTTGATAAAAGACAGATTTGGGCATTAGCCTTGCTGATTTAGAAAGACCTCCCCTGGGGAGAGTCCAATAGGAAATGTCTGGAAATCATCTTAGGGCTTCTCGGCTGTTGCGGCGTTCCTTTTCTGTAAGGCTCCGATCAGTCGTCTCCCCAATGCCCGAACAACTTTGCGTTGCTCCAATAGATGCAACAGAATTAGGGCTAGGAAGGTATAGGCCAGCCAGAAATGCAAACTCCGACCTACCCCAACCAGGGCTGCATTCTGGGGAAATAAGTCTGGCAGGGTCAGGCCGAGAAAATGAACATTGCTACTCTTAAATGAATTGGAGAAGAAAAAACCACTGATGGGGACAGCTACCATGAACAGGTAGAGGACTGTATGCAAGATAAAGACTAACCCCCACGCTGGTGTAAATCGGGGTAGGCGATGGATATATTTGCGCCACCAGACCCGCAGCAACACCAGAACTCTCCAGGTCAGCAACCCCATGGCTAGCACACCCATGGCCTTGTGGAAGTCGTAGAGTTCAGACCGGAAGTCAGTGCCACGTGGGAGACGGGCCATAAAGCTACCGACTGTGAACAGGACCAGGTAGCAGGCAGCCATGATCCAGTGAAGATTCATCAAATGCTTGAAGGCGGAGTTTAGGCGAGGACGGGCAGATTGTACTGTGGTCGATGTGGAAGCGGGGCTGACCGGTGGATGGAGAGGAGATGACATAGGCACATCCCATTCACAGAAAGTTGATGCTCTAAATTCAGGTTATACCCAATTCTTGTCGGACGTTGTTCAGAGGCTTGTGCCAGTTGGCTTCAAAAGGGTAGGCAATCAGAGGTCTGACCCGAAATCCCAATCGAAAGCCTCGCAGCACTGTAGCTAGGGTTTTAAGGACCTGGCCAGGATGCCCCATCATGTACCAGGGCAGATGGGACAGGACAAAGACATTCAACAAATCCCGATACTGAATCAGAACGAACGCAGCCAGACCAAACTCCCCGATCGGACTGCTGTCAAACCCGGTGATGACATGATGCACGTCATGGGAAAGGGCCATCCGCCGCCCCAGCCAGGTATCGTTTTCCTCAGAGAAGGCTTCCGGGTCAAAGCCCTGATCCAGGATGTGGCAGGCGTAGGCGTATCCCAGGGTGTGGGGTGGGAGTTGGGCCAGTTCCGCCAGGTTCAACTGGATCATCTGATTGGCCAGAGGTTTAGCCTGACGGGCCAGCCGCCCTGCGACCCAGCGGGTCCAGTTGCTGTGTTGACCTGCGGCCAGGATGTGCAAAATTCCCTGGGAGGGATGGTTCAGGAACACTCGATACGCCTGCCCCACTTCGGACCAGTTCATCCCTGTTAGAGGGTTGATAGCCTGCATCAGGTCAGCCCATCGCTGGATCAGAGAGGGGGAATTTGAATGGGGGGCAACTGGGTGCAACATAAAAGAGACCTCCTGGGTGAATATGCATTAAACTGAATATGCATTTATTTGCATATTAAGAATATATATTCAACTAAGTGCATAAGTCAACCAGGTCTGGAAATTTCCTCTGGGGACAGGGTTGCACTGTCCCCAGTCGCATCCGGTTTAGCCGTTGCCCTCAGGGTTCTCAGGGTTCAGGCTGGAGGCAGGAGGAAATTCCACGCTTTGGGCCTCTGCCAGTTCCATGGAACGAGGTTGTAACCCGCTTCCTTTATGGGAGCCGTCACAGAAGGGATAATTCTGAGATCGGCCACAGGTACAGACCCAATAGGTGCCAGCTTCCAGTTCACGGGTGATGGGTTGAGTGCTCACAGAAGATTCCTCTCTAGAATTGGTTTACAAGTTCATTGTATGTATTCAAACTATCCTGGACGAAACTCTGAATTAACGCTCATCAATCAGGGTTGTCAACTGCTGATCAACGGCCTGAAGATAGGCTCGATCGGTCAGGGCTGCTTTGTCCAGCAGCTTAGACTGGACCGCACTATTGACGACATCTTCTGGCTGCAGCCGACCGAGCTGGTATGCCAGCAGCAGGGATTGATATCCAGGCGTTCCCTGATTTTTGAAGTATCCCTGGTAAGCCAGTTGTGCCAGGTTAAATGGCTGCAGCCGACGATTGGCAGCAGAGGACTGTAAGGCAGAAGGAGCAGCCGCTACTTGCTCGGCCTTAGCGGTAGGAGTGAGTGTAATTAGAGCCAGAGTTGTCAGAGCCGACAGGGTGAATGTGCGAAGCGATAGATTCATATCAACCTCCGATTTGACTTGGGTGTGATTGTTTGGAGTGAAACTATTTATGTTCTAACATATTTTTAGTTTGAATGCAAACTATTTTGGTGAAATCTATTTCAACGGGGCCTATAACGGTTTGTATGCGGATTCAATCCGGCCCATCCCGCTAAGACAATCCCCTGGGTTGGGGCTGGGCTATGGTTGCTGTCTCGGTGCAAAGCACTATATACTCTCGCCAGGGAATTGGTACTATAGCTGTAGTCAGGCAAAGCTTGGCAGTGGCACGTCAGAAAGCCTTCCTAGACTTGGCAATTAACCTGTTGGAATTGTCCTCAGCTTTCTGAGCAAAGCTATATTTTCTGACAGATTCAAAATATGTATTGCTAATCCTTGTGCAGGACTCCATCATTGTGCGATTGCTGTCTGGCTTCTTGCTACTCAGTCTCCTGGGTATGCCTTCCGGTCAGGCCCAGTCGATCATTTCAGCCAGTGACGGCACCCAGACGATCGTCACCCCCAATGGCACCATCCTCACCATCACGGGTGGCCAGATCTCCGGCGATGGGGCCAACCTGTTCCACAGCTTTGCTCAATTTGGCCTCAATTCCCAGCAAATTGCTAACTTCCTCTCCACGCCAGGGATTCAGAACATTCTGGCCCGGGTAGTGGGCGGCGACCCCTCCATCATCAACGGCCTGATTCAGGTAACGGGCAGCAATGCCAACCTGTACCTGATGAATCCAGCCGGGATTGTCTTCGGTCCCACGGCCAGTCTGAATGTGCCTGCAGCTTTCACCGCAACAACCGCCAATCGCATTGGCTTTAGTAATGGAGGGCAATTCAATACTGTCGGTCCCAACAGCTACGCAACACTCACGGGACTGCCTCAGGACTTCACCTTCACCGCCCTGCAACCGGGAGCGATCGTCAATGCCGGTCAACTCACAGTGGGGCAGGGCCAGGCAGTGACCCTGTTGGGGGGGGTGGTGATTAACACCGGTACGATCGCGGCACCGGGAGGACAGATCACGATCGCTGCAGTTCCAGGTCAGAAGCTGGTGCGGGTGTCCCAGTCAGGCAGTTTGCTAAGTCTGGATTTGCCGGTGGGGACCGGGCAGATGGGTAGCAGCATCCAGGCTCTGGACTTGCCTGCCTTGCTGGCCAGTCCTGCTGTGACAGGAGCCACGGGGGTGGTGGTGGAGAACGGGGAGGTGAAGCTGACCAGTGCCAACACGGTGATTCCGACTACCGCTGGAACTACGATCGTGGCGGGCACCCTCACCACCGCTTCCCCATCGGCTCAGTCTGAGATTAAGGTTCTGGGCGATCGGATCGGGCTGTACGCTGCCCACCTGGATGCCTCTGGTCCCAGTGGGGGCACGATTCTGATCGGAGGAGACTATCAAGGCCAAGGCACCATCCCCAATGCCCAGATTACCTATGTCAGCCCTGATTCGATGATTCAAGCGGATGCGATCGGCCAGGGGAATGGGGGCAAGGTGATTGTCTGGGCCGATCAGACCACCGTCTTCCGGGGTAGTATCAGTGCCCAGGGGGGACCAACCGGAGGCGATGGGGGTTTTGTCGAAGTATCAGGCAAGCAGAACCTGGGTTTCACCGGTCAGGTCAGCACGGTAGCACCCCAGGGGCAAACTGGCACTCTCCTGCTCGACCCGGATAATGTCCAGATTATTGGCAGCAATCCTGCACCTCAAGATCTGCAATTTATCGACGGTCAGATCCTGGCCGGGGATGCCCCCCCGGCCACCTTCGTGATCTCAGATACAGCCCTGGGAAGCTTTGCTCTGGCTAACAGCGATATTGTGGTCCAGGCCAACAGCAACATTGCCTTTGACTCCAATCTGTTTATGGTCTTTGCTGGAGGAACAGGGTCGATCGTCCTGATTGCCGATGCCGATAACAACGGAACCGGTTCCTTCTTATTGCCGTTTACGTCTGTGATTGTCACCAATGGCAAATCCCTGTCCATTGCGGCGGCTCAACTGGCCATTGCCGGAGATATCGGCACCACGTCAGCTTTTGGCCAGGGAGGCAATATTACGCTGACCACCCAGAGCAGCGCCAGTCTGGGAAATCTTCTGAGCGATGGGTTATTGGGTGGGGGGCAGGTGACGATCGCCGCGACTGGAGCAATTCAGGTGTCTTCCATCAGTGCCCAATCCAGCAGTGGCCCGGGGGGGAATGTCAGTCTTTCGACCCAGGGTCAGGTCACTGTGGGAACGATTGGGAGTGATGGGTTGTTGAGTGGGGGGCAGGTGACGATCGCTGCGACTGGAGCGATTCAGGTGTCTTCCATTAGTGCCCAATCCAGCAGCGGCACCGGTGGGAATGTCAGTCTTTCGACCCAGGGCCAAGTCACTGTGGGAACAATTGGGAGTGATGGGTTGTTGAGTGGGGGGCAGGTGACGATCGCTGCGACTGGAGCAATCCAGGTGTCTTCCATTAGTGCCCAATCCAGCAGCGGCACCGGTGGGAATGTCAGTATCTCCACCGCCGACCTGTTTCAGGCTACGGGCACCTTTCTGGCAGTGAATGGTCTGGATGCCAGTATTGCCACGATCGGAGCAACCGGCGGCGGAGCCATCACGATCACTCAAGGAGGAAATGGTCTCATTCCTTTCACGATCGGGGATGCCTCCCAAAATGGAACGGCTGGCGTGGTCACCTCTGGGTCCAATACGTTGCTGGTGGGTGAATCTTTCCAGTTCAGGACCATTCGGGGCAATATCCGCATCAATGGGCTTGAACCGCAAGAAGTGACTTTCCAGAAAGAAATATCTCTGCCCCAGGAAGAAAAGCTGGAGATTAAACCGGCTTGCGGTCTTTCTGGCACAGGCTCCAGCTTTACCGCTCTGGAACAGCAGTTTACGGCTACCTATGAGCGTTA
Proteins encoded in this window:
- a CDS encoding DUF4351 domain-containing protein, with protein sequence MIDHDRLFKALLSTFFLEFLELFIPELAQTIDPDSIQFLQQEYFDDLTSGEEKVVDLLVSVKQAGEEMTFLVHLEAQSYAEAHFTRRMFFYFARLYQRHLQRIYPVVVFSFDEPYREEPHQHRVEFPSLKVLEFNFASIQLNRLNWRDYLSQANPVAAALMSKMRIEPTDRPRVKAQCLRLLATLRLEPARMRLISSFVDTYLPLNPQEEQVFXAEIGRLEEREQRGVMEIVTSWMQRGIEQGIEQGIEQGIEQGERKLLLRQLTQKLGALPDRTIAQIHTLTLEQLETLAVAFLNFSTISDLEGWLENVVLLPGRTDDHPLI
- a CDS encoding histidine kinase dimerization/phosphoacceptor domain -containing protein codes for the protein MLDISAPLLFIPHGHCYLWKPGLVWLHVVGDSLTGLAYYSIPCGLIYFVQKREDLPFSWIFLLFGSFIIACGTTHFLEVWTVWHPTYWLSGLVKVLTAIVSLYTAGALAPLIPRALALPRPAQLEAANRDLEREVADRKRIEEILRQSEARYRAIVEDQTELITRFRPDGTLTFVSESYCRFFRKPREALIGQNCKPLIVEADLDRVAQTLNTLTLEHPVALIENRVIINGEIHWMEWINRALFDQDGQLIEFQAVGRDITQRKQVESALAESQRFIQKIADTTPVILYVYDLLEQRNVYINRDVSTFLGYTPEDRQPPEADGLLTLLHPEDAISLTAQADRWRTAREQDILYREYRLQHKLGEWRSFLCHETLFARTTEGLPWQILGAAVDITAAKQLEEVRKAEEKLQNSLREKDVLLKEIHHRVKNNLQLVYSLLRLQHRHLENQQAAGILLESQNRIKSIALIHEKLYRSEDLARVNLTQYIPSLAAHLFSSYKINAGRIHLETQVDDISLVINTAIPCGLIINELLSNALKYAFPPHWEQEGMIRISLYANSDQTVTLIVEDNGIGIPESFDFATTESLGLRLVKDLVLQLEGTIQLQHYPGTTFHIIFPGDECVRANDTCT
- a CDS encoding hybrid sensor histidine kinase/response regulator, whose protein sequence is MLGQTTPVLNPLQPIRILVVEDEMIIARDIQGCLENLGYVVSAVVPSGLEAIETAAASRPDLVLMDIRLKGTMDGIQAAEQIWKRFQIPIIYSTGYSDPKTLQRAKETGPFGYVLKPVEERELFVAIETALHRYRLEQDLQQREQWLTTILRGIGDGVIVTDEWGYVKFLNPIAEAITGWWHADAYDQLITEVFQLLHEETRQPLSNPILQALQRGVPVYPTDTALLQSRKGQEIPISDSAAPLRDDRGAITGAVLVFRDVTQRRLAAEHPQIVARAQEMEVQMAELQRLSQMKDDFLSTVSHELRTPLTSIILAINMLEVSLKIRAQSNLADVLLPDRVNHYLGILREQSRRELDLVNDLLDFQRLSANAYPLDWAEIPLATWLPSRMEDFRERAEVAQLQLQVDLPSDLPILISDAAGLNRIMAELLNNACKYTPPGGKITVAIAQGADAAAPGLAQCPAIQITVTNTGIEIPDTELPRVFDQFYRVPCHDRWREGGTGLGLALVKKMVEHLGGSIRVTSGAGATCFTVELPLRPDPALYQHSN
- a CDS encoding fructosamine kinase family protein; its protein translation is MWNDIAAQISSATGQPFQLVDRRGVSGGCINQGQAISDGQRTYFVKFNQVSQMAMFEAELLGLQQMQATGTIRVPRPICVGIAERSAYLVLEWLDLGRGSSQSWREMGRQLAALHQAPGAAQFGWDRANTIGSTPQINPWTASWAKFFTDHRIGYQLQLGRRRGGHFPRQDQLLAAIPHLLTDHHPHPALVHGDLWSGNAAVLASGEPVIFDPAPYYGDREVDLAMTELFGGFPDAFYQGYAEILPPAAGYQRRKILYNLYHILNHFNLFGGSYEAQANRMIDQLLC
- a CDS encoding ABC transporter permease, which gives rise to MTNFSEFLQILATAIATATPLVFACIGETITERAGVINLSAEGTIMVAAMAGFAIAKTTNSLLMGFLAAAVVGALIALVVAFGALTLKQSQIAIGFVLALLCSDLSSFLGNPFVRIPGPTVPSFKIPILQDIPILGPLLFQSDILVYFSFLLVILTWIYFYRTHHGLLLRAIGEQPAAAFARGYNVIWLRYFYVLLGGALMGIAGAAFSLDFKAGWSHRHTAGYGWIALAIVIFGGWNPLRVALGAYLFGILQSLAGNAQSYLPSVPTQVLTVAPFVLMIFALGITSSDWLEKLLARLPAPLGRLLTQTLQATPPAALGRVFEPD
- a CDS encoding ABC transporter permease, which produces MPKSVFYQVSSLILSLLFIGGVILLAKASPVMVLSQLIRGAVGTPDQLARVLATLAPLMLCASGLIFTFTAGLYNLGVEGQIIAGAIGTTLALRIFQGVLPPPMVILLGIGAGAIGGLIWGLLAGALNVYGRINEIFAGLGLNFMAQGLALYLIFGPWQRPGVASMSGTELFDQSLWLGTWGKTEASPISLLIALLVVIGTILTLRATSFGLQLRAVGQNSRAAYLLGIPSLQRLLSAFAICGMCAGMAGSLQVLAIFHRLIPSISSNLGFLALLVVMLINFNPLLIGPVAFFFSALNIGSLQLPLSLDLESSLAGIIQGTLVLFALLGQGIGQRMTNNQ